One Rhodospirillales bacterium genomic window carries:
- a CDS encoding cation:proton antiporter — MEGQEALTGIAVVGLAALLCGLILTRLRQPAVVGYILAGVLLGPTAFAIVDNQEQIRLLADIGILMLLFVLGLELPIKDFMNVWRTALMVLAGQILGFLSITLVLAAFMGWDGRFAAFLAFAATLSSTAVAIKMIEDIGETKTDTGRLSIAILVAQDLAVIPMIVFVSNVGGSGFTAVGLAKMIAAGAFLAGLVVFFAKGGRMNFAFAERIASHRELRPVAAIAICLVAAALSGVFGFSAAYGAFIAGLVLGNGVGSARLAEAAKPIEGLLMMVFFLSVGLLIDLDFIRAHLGQVMIWLIGATVVKTALNIGILRLLKRPWPQAFLSGVLIGQIGEFSFLLAAVGGRSGMLPPEKQQLIIAVVALSLLVSPLWLMTARRLHTVTARRRTTLSSLLNYLYGDQTTWLIGTAKNIAQQLHAQHPEDKNTKKRGKKKKPAKKPDKK; from the coding sequence ATGGAAGGTCAGGAAGCACTTACAGGAATTGCCGTGGTTGGATTGGCCGCACTTTTGTGCGGGTTGATTCTGACGCGCCTGCGCCAACCCGCCGTGGTTGGCTATATTCTTGCGGGCGTGCTTCTTGGCCCCACCGCGTTTGCCATCGTTGATAATCAGGAGCAAATTCGCCTGCTGGCCGATATTGGCATTCTCATGCTTTTGTTTGTGCTGGGGCTAGAGCTGCCCATCAAGGATTTCATGAATGTCTGGCGCACCGCCCTTATGGTTCTTGCCGGGCAAATTCTGGGATTTCTTAGCATTACCCTTGTGCTGGCTGCCTTCATGGGGTGGGACGGACGGTTTGCTGCTTTTCTGGCCTTTGCGGCAACCCTTTCATCGACCGCCGTTGCCATCAAAATGATCGAGGATATCGGTGAGACCAAAACCGATACCGGCAGGCTTTCTATTGCCATTCTGGTGGCCCAGGATTTGGCCGTCATTCCCATGATTGTCTTTGTCAGCAACGTGGGCGGCAGTGGCTTTACCGCTGTTGGTCTGGCCAAGATGATCGCAGCGGGTGCCTTCCTTGCCGGATTGGTGGTCTTTTTTGCAAAGGGCGGGCGGATGAATTTCGCCTTTGCAGAACGCATCGCATCACATCGTGAATTGCGCCCCGTTGCAGCCATTGCAATTTGCCTTGTCGCCGCAGCGCTATCGGGTGTGTTCGGATTTTCAGCAGCTTATGGCGCCTTCATTGCCGGGCTGGTCCTTGGCAACGGGGTCGGGAGTGCCAGACTCGCCGAAGCGGCAAAGCCCATTGAGGGGCTTTTGATGATGGTGTTCTTCCTGTCGGTTGGGCTTTTGATTGATCTTGATTTTATCCGCGCCCATTTGGGCCAGGTGATGATCTGGTTGATCGGGGCAACGGTGGTCAAGACCGCCCTTAACATTGGCATTTTACGCCTGTTAAAAAGACCATGGCCCCAGGCATTTTTATCTGGCGTCCTGATTGGTCAAATTGGCGAATTTTCCTTTCTGCTGGCCGCCGTTGGTGGACGATCCGGGATGCTGCCCCCGGAAAAACAGCAATTAATCATCGCCGTGGTTGCCCTTTCGCTTCTGGTCAGCCCACTTTGGCTTATGACTGCAAGACGCCTGCACACTGTCACGGCAAGACGGCGCACCACCCTTTCATCGCTGCTGAATTATCTTTATGGCGATCAAACCACGTGGTTGATCGGGACCGCAAAAAACATTGCCCAACAATTGCACGCCCAGCACCCTGAAGACAAAAACACCAAAAAGCGTGGCAAGAAAAAGAAACCTGCAAAAAAGCCTGACAAAAAATAA
- a CDS encoding ribonuclease HII, protein MPDFSLETEILKTTSGPVCGIDEAGRGPWAGPVVASAVVLDPDHLSPALIEGLDDSKKLSAKKRDILFDRLKSAEANGAAWIGIGDASSDEIDRLNILQATFLAMDRAVKGLATCPAHALVDGNCVPPLDCPATTIIKGDQKSLSIAAASIVAKVTRDRFMNALSDRFPGYGFERHAGYGTVIHREALERLGVTPHHRKSFAPIHKILCSD, encoded by the coding sequence GTGCCTGACTTTTCTTTGGAAACAGAAATTCTAAAAACGACATCCGGGCCTGTTTGTGGCATCGATGAAGCCGGGCGTGGCCCATGGGCCGGGCCGGTGGTGGCCAGCGCCGTGGTGTTGGACCCCGATCATCTTTCACCCGCGCTTATTGAAGGGCTGGATGATTCAAAAAAACTCAGCGCCAAAAAACGCGACATACTTTTTGATCGCCTAAAATCTGCCGAAGCCAACGGGGCAGCATGGATCGGCATTGGGGATGCCAGCTCGGATGAAATTGATCGTTTGAATATTTTACAAGCGACCTTCCTTGCCATGGACAGGGCCGTAAAGGGTCTGGCCACCTGCCCGGCCCATGCCTTGGTGGATGGCAATTGCGTGCCGCCACTTGATTGTCCGGCCACCACCATCATCAAGGGCGACCAGAAATCCCTGTCCATTGCGGCCGCTTCTATTGTTGCAAAAGTCACCCGGGATCGTTTTATGAATGCCCTCTCTGATCGCTTCCCCGGGTATGGGTTTGAGCGCCACGCTGGCTACGGCACGGTTATCCACAGGGAAGCGCTTGAACGGCTTGGCGTCACACCACATCACCGTAAAAGTTTTGCACCCATACACAAGATATTGTGTTCTGATTAG
- a CDS encoding site-specific DNA-methyltransferase: protein MIDDNTPITQEILIGDAVETMSCLKEGVADMIFADPPYNLQLQGELVRPNNTRVDGVDNGWDKFDSFKAYDDFTRNWLRAARRALKDDGTLWVIGSYHNIYRVGAILQDLGFWILNDVIWTKSNPMPNFRGRRFTNAHETMLWCSKSADAKGYTFNYEAMKTANDDLQMRSDWTIPVCSGGERLKKDGVKAHPTQKPEALLHRVILSSTNVGDVVLDPFFGTGTTGAVAKKLGRGFIGIEQNPAYAGVAKKRIDAIQSGDSATLEIMTKKREPRIPFGWVVERGLLNPGDILTDAKGRHGATIRADSSLAGADITGSIHKVGAHVQGLSACNGWTYWHFNVEGKPVPIDVLRQQLRADLARAGIVPGKPGVQAAATS, encoded by the coding sequence ATGATTGATGACAACACACCCATAACCCAGGAAATCCTGATTGGCGACGCGGTTGAAACCATGTCGTGCCTGAAGGAAGGCGTGGCCGACATGATCTTTGCCGATCCGCCCTACAACCTGCAGCTCCAAGGCGAACTGGTCCGTCCCAACAACACCCGGGTTGATGGGGTTGATAATGGCTGGGATAAATTCGACAGCTTCAAGGCCTATGACGATTTCACCCGAAACTGGTTGCGTGCTGCCAGGCGTGCCCTGAAGGATGACGGCACACTTTGGGTGATCGGGTCTTATCACAACATCTATCGTGTTGGGGCTATCTTGCAGGATCTTGGGTTCTGGATCTTGAACGATGTCATCTGGACCAAATCAAATCCCATGCCCAATTTTCGGGGCCGACGGTTTACCAACGCCCATGAAACCATGCTGTGGTGTTCCAAATCTGCCGATGCCAAGGGCTATACCTTTAATTACGAAGCCATGAAAACCGCGAACGATGATCTGCAAATGCGATCAGACTGGACCATCCCGGTTTGTTCCGGCGGAGAACGGCTTAAAAAAGATGGCGTCAAAGCCCATCCCACCCAAAAGCCCGAAGCCCTGTTGCACCGCGTAATCCTGTCATCCACCAATGTTGGGGATGTGGTGCTGGACCCGTTTTTCGGCACCGGCACAACCGGGGCAGTGGCCAAAAAACTAGGGCGGGGTTTTATTGGCATTGAACAAAACCCGGCCTATGCGGGCGTTGCAAAAAAACGCATCGATGCCATTCAATCCGGCGACAGCGCCACCCTGGAAATCATGACCAAAAAACGCGAACCGCGCATTCCCTTTGGCTGGGTCGTGGAACGCGGGCTTTTGAACCCCGGCGATATCCTGACCGATGCCAAGGGCCGCCACGGCGCAACAATCCGCGCCGACAGCTCCCTTGCCGGGGCTGACATTACCGGCTCCATCCACAAGGTCGGTGCCCATGTTCAAGGGCTTAGCGCCTGCAACGGCTGGACGTATTGGCATTTCAATGTTGAAGGAAAGCCCGTGCCCATCGATGTCTTGCGCCAGCAACTGCGCGCAGACCTTGCCCGGGCCGGCATTGTTCCAGGAAAACCTGGCGTTCAGGCAGCCGCCACTTCCTAA
- the mutY gene encoding A/G-specific adenine glycosylase gives MDAREALPCDQSLKPAQEPIKGPVRRAHTRAVLGWYDRHRRVLPWRAMPGEPVDPYRVWLSEIMLQQTQVVTATPYFEDFLSRWPNVSALAAASMDEVLVAWQGLGYYARARNLVRCAQIVAKDHGGIFPNTIDGLLALPGIGAYTAAAVGAIAFGRVAVVVDGNVERVIARIFAVETLMPAAKPEIRDRAAELSPAQTRSRPGDYAQAMMDLGATVCTPKAPRCDVCPLAFECRAHEIGAPEIYPLRIKKAKNPVRYGAAWMVVAEDGALWLQKRPEKGLLGAMMEVPSTDWQTGKPDNGIGHYPHVGVNDWVHGGKPVVHVFTHFRLELTVFVAKIPATNTGHLKKTFGETGRWVPQAKLVDQALPTVMKKVIAAGLKGLLD, from the coding sequence ATGGATGCGAGAGAAGCCCTACCTTGCGATCAATCGCTTAAACCCGCACAGGAACCAATAAAGGGACCTGTGCGGCGCGCCCACACCCGGGCCGTGCTTGGATGGTATGACCGCCATCGGCGGGTTTTGCCATGGCGCGCCATGCCCGGTGAACCCGTTGATCCGTATCGGGTCTGGCTTTCTGAAATCATGCTGCAACAGACCCAGGTGGTGACGGCCACCCCTTATTTTGAGGATTTTCTTTCCCGTTGGCCCAATGTTTCTGCATTGGCAGCAGCCAGCATGGACGAGGTTCTGGTGGCGTGGCAGGGGTTGGGATATTACGCCCGGGCCCGAAATCTGGTCCGTTGTGCCCAAATTGTCGCCAAGGACCATGGCGGCATTTTTCCAAACACCATTGATGGGCTTTTGGCCTTGCCCGGAATTGGGGCTTATACGGCGGCGGCTGTTGGGGCAATTGCCTTTGGCCGGGTGGCGGTGGTGGTGGACGGAAATGTGGAACGGGTGATTGCCCGAATTTTTGCGGTGGAAACACTCATGCCTGCCGCAAAACCTGAAATTCGCGACCGGGCTGCAGAACTCAGCCCCGCACAAACACGATCGCGTCCCGGCGATTATGCCCAGGCCATGATGGATTTAGGCGCGACCGTGTGTACCCCAAAAGCGCCCCGGTGTGATGTGTGCCCCCTGGCATTTGAATGCCGTGCCCATGAAATAGGGGCGCCAGAAATTTATCCTCTGCGAATCAAAAAGGCCAAAAACCCCGTGCGCTATGGGGCGGCATGGATGGTGGTGGCAGAAGATGGCGCATTATGGCTGCAAAAGCGCCCCGAAAAAGGGCTGCTGGGGGCCATGATGGAAGTGCCATCAACGGATTGGCAGACAGGAAAACCGGATAATGGCATCGGTCATTATCCCCATGTTGGGGTTAATGACTGGGTCCATGGGGGGAAGCCGGTGGTCCATGTCTTCACCCATTTCAGGCTGGAATTGACCGTGTTCGTGGCCAAAATTCCGGCAACGAACACGGGGCATTTGAAAAAGACATTTGGTGAAACAGGGCGGTGGGTTCCACAAGCAAAGCTTGTCGATCAGGCACTGCCAACGGTCATGAAAAAGGTCATCGCTGCGGGGCTAAAGGGTCTTTTGGATTAG
- a CDS encoding DUF721 domain-containing protein → MAKKDDAPKDGQTKVRRGLTTLGQSINRITSPTLRKRGFAEGTIVTHWDEIVGRPLCDHTQPFRVVFPKGERRRGTLHMNVSGSFAPDVQHLSPQIIERINSHFGYGAIECIELHQARIEPPIKKRASNKALGEPSGPETELAPQLSDVIKKVEDDSLRTALERLARTRAEEESRTDAKNGDEKPA, encoded by the coding sequence ATGGCCAAAAAAGATGATGCGCCCAAAGATGGCCAGACAAAAGTCAGGCGTGGCCTAACCACGCTTGGCCAAAGCATCAACCGCATCACCTCACCAACGCTGCGAAAGCGCGGCTTTGCCGAAGGGACCATTGTTACCCATTGGGATGAAATTGTTGGCCGCCCGTTGTGTGATCACACCCAGCCGTTTCGGGTGGTGTTCCCAAAGGGTGAACGCCGCAGGGGCACCTTGCATATGAATGTATCAGGGTCCTTTGCCCCCGATGTCCAGCACCTGTCACCCCAAATCATTGAACGCATCAACAGCCATTTTGGTTATGGCGCCATTGAATGCATAGAGCTGCATCAGGCGCGAATTGAACCCCCCATCAAAAAACGCGCGTCAAATAAAGCACTGGGTGAACCATCAGGCCCCGAAACCGAATTGGCCCCCCAATTATCAGATGTGATCAAAAAGGTCGAAGATGACAGCCTGCGCACGGCCCTTGAACGCCTTGCCCGGACACGGGCAGAGGAAGAGTCCCGAACAGATGCAAAAAATGGCGATGAAAAACCTGCCTGA
- a CDS encoding DsbA family protein yields MRNILLFLGSLAAVLVVSVGLYQWLGQPKSGPATVQTTMPKSAPVISTTDAAKVRADDYVIGSATAPLTIIEYASLTCSHCQNFHAKILPVLKKDYIDTGKLRLVYRDFPLDGIALRGSMLARCVGKERSLALIDIIFKRQGAMVAAKDPVAALAKIAGLGGMSKDAVKKCLEDKALQAKILAGRVEAEKVFGIDGTPGFVINGKKVMIDLDPKAFKAVIDPLLAKAGK; encoded by the coding sequence ATGCGTAATATCTTGTTGTTTTTAGGCAGCTTGGCTGCAGTTTTGGTTGTCTCTGTTGGGCTTTATCAATGGCTGGGCCAACCCAAATCCGGCCCCGCAACGGTGCAAACCACAATGCCAAAATCGGCCCCGGTGATTAGCACCACCGATGCGGCCAAGGTTAGGGCCGATGATTATGTAATCGGCAGTGCAACAGCCCCCCTCACCATCATCGAATATGCATCCCTCACCTGTTCCCATTGCCAGAATTTTCATGCCAAAATACTGCCGGTGTTGAAAAAAGATTACATCGACACCGGAAAGCTCCGTTTGGTCTATCGCGATTTCCCCCTCGATGGGATCGCCCTTCGGGGTTCTATGCTGGCGCGATGTGTTGGCAAAGAACGCTCGCTTGCACTTATTGATATTATTTTCAAACGCCAGGGCGCCATGGTTGCGGCCAAAGACCCTGTTGCAGCCCTTGCCAAAATTGCCGGGCTGGGTGGTATGAGCAAAGATGCCGTCAAAAAATGTCTTGAAGACAAAGCCCTTCAGGCAAAAATTCTGGCGGGCCGCGTTGAAGCCGAAAAAGTTTTTGGCATTGATGGCACGCCGGGCTTCGTGATCAACGGCAAAAAAGTAATGATCGACCTGGACCCCAAGGCCTTCAAAGCGGTCATTGATCCGCTTTTGGCAAAAGCTGGAAAGTAA
- the smc gene encoding chromosome segregation protein SMC has protein sequence MHFSKLTLTGFKSFVDPTELLIEPGMTGIVGPNGCGKSNLVEALRWCMGEISARKLRGGDMDDLIFGGTTNRPARNLAEVSLLLDNTNRTAPAAFNDAEELEIVRRIERDSGSHYRINGKDVRARDVQLLFADAATGSRSTALVSQGQIETLIQAKPANRRKILEEAAGITGLYSRRHEAELRLKGAETNLERLEDVITALETQLNGLKRQARQATRYSNLSDHIRKADAVVLSLRMDEAKGALEESTRRFNDAGEKVQELTREAGVASTEQAEIAAKLPELRRIEVEAAAALQRLVLARDALKEEEERINAALNGARERLTQNAADRERETVRLEDADAAKTRLDGEQKTLETKSQDEKAAEEDAEAALRIAREQTAALETQLSELAERVAGAEARTSALANRLIGIEARKTRIKERLDEARRVLETMGREQNNRAEIEALEKAVSQTAEIVDGLRSRILTTEEDATKALGLEETARATHGHTKDAEGKLRAEASALDDLLKVSDSDLWPPLIDAVTVEPGFEAAIGAALGDDLTAPADEAAPVHWRTLGALETAQPLPENITALDQFISGSSALNRRLSQIGVVEDQATGDRLAKMLSPGQRLVTRDGMLWRWDGYTIVDTEASGSARRLAQRNRRTELTGEIETAAAATTHAHTEFEAATVARADIQEAERALRLETREGEAALGAKREELSQLVRASSEANSQLHAAQEAIIGLDADMEEAESERAEVQDSQAALSDTEQHRARLETFRTELVEMRNHLAERQRAYDLLSREAAARRQRISDIAEELGSWAARAKTAHEHQSELETRKQAIEEEIRGLSARPEEIMVERMGLGDQVDAAEAKRTADADALAVVENALRAADEKLRNCEAALASAREDRVRAEGLVEQTTQAIETLTERITERLEATPDQLAEISGIDPENPPEIEAAEKRLERLIRERDNMGPVNLRAQQEAEELGEQITSMESERDDLTKAIARLRHGISELNREGRARFLDAFHKVNAHFEELFVRLFGGGQAHLELTESEDPLEAGLEIMASPPGKKLQILSLLSGGEKALTTIALLFAVFLTNPAPICVLDEVDAPLDDTNVTRFCTLVEELAAAGDTRFLLVTHHRITMAHMNRLYGVTMHERGVSRLVSVDLQGVAQLKAIA, from the coding sequence GTGCATTTTTCGAAACTGACCCTTACTGGCTTCAAGTCTTTCGTGGACCCCACGGAATTGCTGATCGAACCCGGCATGACCGGCATTGTTGGTCCCAATGGCTGCGGCAAATCCAATCTGGTCGAAGCCCTGCGTTGGTGCATGGGTGAAATATCTGCACGCAAACTGCGTGGGGGCGACATGGATGATCTTATCTTTGGTGGCACCACAAACCGGCCTGCGCGCAATCTGGCGGAGGTATCGCTTCTTCTTGATAACACCAATCGCACGGCCCCGGCGGCATTCAACGATGCAGAAGAATTGGAAATCGTTCGCCGCATTGAACGCGACTCTGGCTCTCATTATCGCATCAATGGCAAAGACGTCCGTGCCCGCGATGTCCAGCTTTTGTTTGCCGATGCGGCAACGGGGTCCCGATCAACGGCACTGGTCAGCCAAGGCCAGATAGAAACCCTGATTCAGGCAAAGCCCGCAAACCGCCGCAAAATTCTGGAAGAAGCCGCTGGTATCACCGGATTGTATTCGCGACGCCACGAAGCCGAATTACGCCTTAAAGGTGCAGAGACCAATCTGGAACGCCTCGAAGATGTCATCACCGCACTGGAAACCCAGCTTAACGGCCTGAAACGCCAGGCCCGCCAAGCCACCCGCTATAGCAACCTGTCTGATCACATTCGCAAAGCCGATGCGGTTGTGTTGTCGCTGCGCATGGATGAAGCCAAAGGCGCATTGGAAGAAAGCACCCGTCGTTTCAATGATGCCGGTGAAAAGGTTCAGGAACTGACCCGCGAAGCCGGTGTTGCATCCACGGAACAGGCCGAAATTGCAGCCAAATTGCCCGAATTGCGCCGTATCGAAGTCGAAGCCGCCGCCGCCCTGCAGCGACTGGTTCTGGCCCGCGATGCCCTTAAAGAAGAAGAAGAACGCATCAACGCCGCCCTGAATGGCGCGCGCGAACGGCTGACCCAAAATGCCGCCGACCGCGAACGGGAAACCGTGCGGCTGGAAGATGCCGATGCTGCAAAAACCCGTCTGGATGGTGAACAGAAAACGCTGGAAACCAAATCCCAAGATGAAAAGGCCGCAGAAGAAGATGCCGAAGCCGCATTGCGGATCGCCCGGGAACAAACGGCAGCGCTGGAAACCCAATTGAGCGAACTGGCCGAGCGCGTCGCCGGGGCCGAAGCCCGGACATCCGCCCTTGCCAATCGTCTGATCGGCATTGAAGCACGCAAAACCCGGATCAAGGAACGACTGGACGAAGCCCGGCGCGTTCTGGAAACCATGGGCCGGGAACAAAACAACCGCGCAGAAATTGAAGCGCTGGAAAAAGCGGTCTCCCAGACAGCCGAAATTGTAGATGGCCTGCGGTCACGCATTCTCACCACCGAAGAAGATGCCACGAAAGCCCTTGGCCTTGAAGAAACCGCGCGCGCCACGCATGGCCATACAAAAGACGCCGAAGGCAAACTGCGCGCCGAAGCATCCGCCCTTGATGATCTGTTAAAGGTGTCCGATTCAGATCTGTGGCCGCCCTTGATTGATGCTGTCACCGTAGAACCCGGCTTCGAAGCAGCCATCGGTGCGGCCCTTGGGGATGATTTGACCGCCCCCGCAGACGAAGCCGCGCCAGTGCATTGGCGCACCCTTGGGGCGCTTGAAACCGCACAGCCCTTGCCCGAAAACATCACAGCCCTTGATCAGTTTATTTCCGGATCATCGGCATTGAACCGCAGGCTTTCCCAAATCGGTGTGGTTGAGGATCAGGCAACCGGCGACCGCCTTGCAAAAATGCTCTCCCCGGGCCAGCGATTGGTTACCCGTGACGGCATGCTGTGGCGTTGGGATGGCTATACCATTGTCGACACCGAAGCCTCCGGTTCAGCCAGGCGTTTGGCCCAACGCAACCGACGGACAGAATTAACCGGCGAAATTGAAACCGCTGCCGCTGCCACCACCCATGCCCACACCGAATTTGAAGCCGCCACAGTCGCGCGTGCCGATATTCAAGAAGCTGAACGCGCACTCCGGCTGGAAACCCGCGAAGGCGAAGCCGCCCTTGGAGCCAAGCGTGAAGAACTTTCCCAACTGGTGCGCGCATCATCGGAAGCCAATTCCCAACTTCATGCGGCACAAGAAGCCATCATCGGCCTAGATGCGGATATGGAAGAAGCCGAAAGCGAACGGGCCGAGGTTCAAGATTCTCAAGCTGCCCTTTCTGATACAGAACAGCACCGGGCACGTCTGGAAACCTTCCGCACAGAGCTTGTTGAGATGCGCAACCATCTGGCCGAACGCCAGCGGGCGTACGATCTTTTGTCCCGCGAAGCAGCGGCGCGGCGCCAGCGCATTTCCGATATCGCGGAAGAACTGGGATCGTGGGCAGCGCGGGCCAAAACGGCCCACGAGCATCAATCTGAACTGGAAACCCGCAAACAGGCCATCGAAGAGGAAATTCGCGGCCTTTCTGCAAGACCCGAAGAAATTATGGTTGAACGCATGGGGCTTGGCGATCAGGTGGATGCGGCAGAAGCCAAACGCACCGCCGATGCCGATGCGCTGGCGGTGGTGGAAAATGCCCTACGCGCGGCGGATGAAAAATTACGCAATTGTGAAGCCGCCCTTGCATCGGCCCGCGAAGACCGGGTCCGTGCCGAAGGATTGGTGGAACAGACCACCCAGGCCATTGAAACCCTGACGGAACGGATTACCGAACGTCTGGAAGCAACACCCGATCAATTGGCCGAGATTTCCGGCATTGATCCAGAAAACCCGCCTGAAATTGAAGCGGCAGAAAAGCGTCTGGAACGATTGATCCGCGAACGCGACAACATGGGACCGGTCAACCTTCGTGCCCAACAAGAAGCCGAAGAACTGGGCGAACAAATCACTTCTATGGAAAGTGAACGCGATGACCTAACCAAGGCCATTGCCCGCCTGCGCCATGGTATTTCTGAACTGAACCGAGAAGGCCGGGCACGTTTCCTGGATGCCTTCCATAAGGTCAACGCCCATTTCGAAGAACTGTTTGTTCGGTTGTTTGGCGGGGGCCAAGCCCACCTGGAACTGACCGAATCCGAAGACCCATTGGAAGCCGGCCTTGAAATTATGGCCAGCCCGCCGGGCAAAAAGTTGCAAATCCTGTCACTGCTGTCTGGCGGTGAAAAGGCGCTGACCACCATTGCGCTCTTGTTTGCGGTGTTTTTGACCAACCCAGCACCCATCTGTGTGCTGGACGAAGTGGACGCCCCGCTTGATGACACCAATGTCACCCGTTTTTGTACGCTGGTAGAAGAACTGGCCGCTGCCGGGGATACCCGCTTTTTGCTGGTCACCCATCATCGGATCACCATGGCCCACATGAACCGATTGTATGGCGTTACCATGCATGAACGGGGGGTTTCGCGGCTGGTTTCTGTCGATCTTCAAGGTGTTGCACAGCTCAAGGCAATTGCCTGA
- a CDS encoding AtpZ/AtpI family protein: MRNQDPSGGVPLKTRLSQARSRQREHDDGPSGRVNFGGAAVVLRTGIELAGTMVVGVGIGWSLDRWLETTPWFLVLFFFMGGAAGVLNVYRAVRNLGLAVGYNGGENKNTPDDQ; encoded by the coding sequence ATGCGAAACCAAGACCCTTCGGGGGGCGTGCCCCTGAAGACACGGCTTAGCCAAGCGCGATCGCGGCAACGCGAACACGATGATGGCCCTTCAGGCAGGGTCAATTTTGGTGGCGCCGCTGTCGTACTTCGGACAGGCATTGAACTGGCCGGAACAATGGTGGTCGGGGTTGGTATTGGCTGGTCGTTAGACCGTTGGCTGGAAACAACACCATGGTTTTTGGTTTTGTTTTTCTTCATGGGCGGTGCGGCAGGCGTTTTAAACGTCTATCGCGCAGTAAGAAATTTAGGTCTCGCCGTTGGTTATAATGGCGGGGAAAATAAAAACACTCCGGACGATCAGTAA
- a CDS encoding F0F1 ATP synthase subunit A produces the protein MASPLQQFEIKPLARLEVGGMDVSFTNSSLFMMIVIMAVTLFMVLGMRKRAMVPGRWQSTVELFYEFIAGLVRDNVGSAGRPYFPFIFSLFMFILFANCIGLVPYAFTVTSHIIVTFALAAVVFVGVTIIAIARHGMKFFSYFLPPGVPLYMAPLLIPIEVLSYLARPVTLSLRLFANMMAGHTMLKVFAGFVIALGIAGVAPLTVLVGLYMLELIVAVLQAFVFTILTCLYLHDAIHLH, from the coding sequence GTGGCATCGCCCCTTCAACAGTTTGAGATTAAACCCCTGGCCCGCCTCGAAGTGGGTGGCATGGATGTTTCATTTACCAATTCATCGCTGTTCATGATGATCGTGATCATGGCTGTGACCTTGTTCATGGTTTTGGGCATGCGCAAACGCGCCATGGTGCCCGGCCGGTGGCAGTCTACGGTGGAATTGTTCTATGAATTTATCGCAGGCCTTGTCCGCGATAATGTCGGCTCCGCTGGCAGGCCTTATTTCCCGTTCATATTCTCACTGTTCATGTTCATTCTGTTCGCCAATTGCATTGGCCTTGTGCCCTATGCCTTCACGGTAACCAGCCACATCATCGTCACGTTTGCGCTTGCCGCCGTGGTGTTTGTTGGCGTTACCATTATTGCCATTGCTAGGCACGGCATGAAATTCTTTAGCTACTTCCTGCCCCCAGGCGTGCCGCTTTACATGGCACCTTTGTTGATCCCCATCGAAGTTCTCAGCTATTTGGCCCGTCCTGTGACGTTGAGCCTCCGGCTGTTTGCCAACATGATGGCAGGCCACACCATGCTTAAGGTGTTCGCAGGATTTGTGATCGCCCTTGGGATCGCAGGGGTTGCACCCTTGACGGTATTGGTCGGGCTTTACATGCTTGAATTGATCGTTGCCGTCCTCCAAGCCTTTGTTTTTACTATCCTAACTTGTCTTTATCTTCACGATGCGATTCACCTCCACTAG
- a CDS encoding F0F1 ATP synthase subunit C, with translation MSVEAAKLIGAGLATIGLAGVGIGIGNVFSAFITSVARNPSAQATVFPFTMLGFALVEAIALFALLIAFLILFG, from the coding sequence ATGTCTGTAGAAGCCGCAAAATTGATCGGTGCTGGTCTTGCCACAATCGGCCTTGCCGGTGTTGGCATTGGTATTGGTAACGTCTTTTCTGCCTTTATCACGTCAGTCGCTCGTAACCCCTCTGCACAAGCAACGGTTTTCCCGTTCACGATGCTGGGCTTTGCGCTGGTTGAAGCCATCGCATTGTTTGCGCTGCTGATCGCCTTCTTGATTCTGTTCGGTTAA
- a CDS encoding F0F1 ATP synthase subunit B' codes for MPQLDVASYLPQFVWLVIAFITLYFLMSRMALPRVGDVLEERGKRREKDLSRAEELQAEAEAAEQAYDATLAKARASAHDKVTADLAAAHDRTEAAIHDLDQKLAEKVGKAEKEIGAARETAMASATDIAAEAAQLAAEKLAGLKVDDASAKAAAVAASGAR; via the coding sequence ATGCCCCAACTTGACGTTGCCAGTTATCTGCCCCAGTTCGTATGGCTGGTGATTGCCTTCATCACGCTTTATTTCCTGATGTCACGGATGGCTTTGCCACGCGTTGGCGATGTTCTGGAAGAACGTGGAAAGCGCCGGGAAAAAGATCTTTCCCGCGCCGAAGAACTGCAAGCTGAGGCCGAAGCCGCCGAACAGGCTTATGATGCAACCCTGGCCAAAGCCCGCGCATCTGCCCATGACAAGGTGACAGCCGATCTGGCCGCTGCCCATGACCGCACGGAAGCGGCCATTCATGATCTCGACCAGAAATTGGCCGAAAAAGTGGGCAAGGCCGAAAAAGAAATCGGCGCTGCACGCGAAACCGCCATGGCTTCGGCCACCGACATTGCAGCAGAAGCTGCACAATTGGCGGCGGAAAAGCTGGCTGGCTTAAAAGTCGATGATGCATCCGCCAAAGCCGCAGCAGTTGCTGCATCGGGGGCACGGTAA